The nucleotide sequence ACTGGGACATGCCCTTCGCGCCGGTCGCGGTGAAGGACGAAGCCGGCGCGATGGACGAGCTGGTCGAACGCATGAAGGAATCGATCCGCCTGCGCATGATCGCCGACGTGCCGCTCGGCGCCTTCCTCTCGGGCGGCGTCGACTCGAGCGCCGTCGTCGCGATGATGGCGACCCAGTCGTCGACGCCGGTCAACACCTGCTCGATCGGCTTCGACGACCCGGCGTTCAACGAGATCGAGTACGCGCAGCAGGTCGCCGACCGCTACCACACCCGGCACCACGTCGAGACCGTCGCCGCCGACGACTTCAGCCTGGTTGGCAAGCTCGCCCAGGTCTACGACGAGCCCTACGCTGATTCGTCGGCGCTGCCGACCTATCGCGTCTGCGAACTCGCGCGCAAGCACGTCAAGGTCGCGCTGTCGGGCGACGGCGGCGACGAGCATTTCGCCGGCTACCGGCGTTACCGCTGGTTCCGCTACGAGGAACGCATGCGCTCCATCATCCCGCTCGGTCTGCGCCGCCCGCTGTTCGGAACGCTCGGCCTGCTCTACCCGAAGGCCGACTGGGCACCGAAGATGTTTCGCGCCAAGACGACTTTCGAGGCGCTCGCGCGCGACACTGTCGAAGGCTATTTCCATGGCGTCTCGCTGCTCTCGAACGCCCAGCGCGCCCAGCTTTTTTCGCCGGCGTTCCGGCGTGAGCTGCAGGGCTACCAGGCGGTCGACGTGCTGCGACGCCACGCCGCGGTGGCGCCGACCGACGACCCGCTGTCGCTTGTGCAGTATCTCGACATGAAGACCTATCTCGTCGGCGACATCCTGACCAAGGTCGACCGCGCGAGCATGGCGCATGCGCTCGAAGTGCGCGAGCCGCTGCTCGATCACGAGCTGATGGGCTGGGTCTCCGGTCTTCCGGTCGACCTCAAGCTGCGCGGCAGCGAAGGCAAGTACCTGCTCAAGAAGGCGATGGAGCCCTACCTGCCGCACGACGTGTTGTACCGGAAGAAAATGGGCTTCTCGGTACCGCTCGCGGCCTGGTTCCGCGGCCCGCTCGCGGCGACGATCCGCACGGTCGTGCTCGGCGAGCGGCTCGCCGGGACCGGCATGTTCAACTGCGAATTCCTCCGCGAGGTGGTCGAGGCGCACCAGTCCGGCCGCCGCGATTTTTCGGTGATCCTGTGGACCGTCCTGATGTTCGACGCCTTCCTCGGCCAGGTGCTGGGCCTCGACGACACGGCGCGCGAGGCGGCATGAAGATCCTGCACGTATTCGACCACACGCTGCCGCTGCATTCCGGCTACACCTTCCGCAGCGCGGCGATCCTGCGCAACCAGCAGAAGCTGGGCTGGCAGACCTTCCACCTCTCTGGCCCCAAGCAGGTCGATTGCAGCGTCGCCGAAGAGGACGCCGACGGCCTGCATTTCTACCGCACGCCCAGACCTGAAGGCGTGCTCGCGCGGCTGCCCGGCGGCGATCCCTTCGCCGTCATGGCCGCGATCGAGAAACGCCTGCTGCCGCTCGCGCGCGAGCTGCGTCCCGACGTCCTGCACGCCCACTCGCCCGTGCTCGACGCGATGCCGGCGCTTCGCGTCGGCCGCAAACTCGGCATTCCGGTGGTGTACGAAATCCGCGCGTTCTGGG is from Thiobacillus denitrificans ATCC 25259 and encodes:
- a CDS encoding XrtA/PEP-CTERM system amidotransferase, with the translated sequence MCGITGIFDTSGVNAISRDLLQRMNETQHHRGPDEGGLHLEPGLGLGHRRLSIIDLSSGQQPLANEDGSVVVVFNGEIYNFQELVPELEALGHVFRTHSDTEVIVHAWEAWGEACVARFRGMFAFVLWDRNQETLFVVRDRFGVKPLYYAFLDTGEFIFGSELKSLMVHPSLGREVDPLAVEDYFAYGYVPEPRTIFKRVHKLPPGFTLTLKRGAPRALPKQYWDMPFAPVAVKDEAGAMDELVERMKESIRLRMIADVPLGAFLSGGVDSSAVVAMMATQSSTPVNTCSIGFDDPAFNEIEYAQQVADRYHTRHHVETVAADDFSLVGKLAQVYDEPYADSSALPTYRVCELARKHVKVALSGDGGDEHFAGYRRYRWFRYEERMRSIIPLGLRRPLFGTLGLLYPKADWAPKMFRAKTTFEALARDTVEGYFHGVSLLSNAQRAQLFSPAFRRELQGYQAVDVLRRHAAVAPTDDPLSLVQYLDMKTYLVGDILTKVDRASMAHALEVREPLLDHELMGWVSGLPVDLKLRGSEGKYLLKKAMEPYLPHDVLYRKKMGFSVPLAAWFRGPLAATIRTVVLGERLAGTGMFNCEFLREVVEAHQSGRRDFSVILWTVLMFDAFLGQVLGLDDTAREAA